CACAATTGCAGGTAGTAGCAGCCATCGGTGGAATTGTCACAGGGCTCGGATCAAAAGGTATCTTGAGACAATACTTGGACGAAGAAATGAGTTCCTTCTCCCCTTCTAGAGAACTTTTAGAAAATCGCAAAAAACTGGAAGAATCCCATTCCATTTATACTTCTTTGGAAAACGGAACATCCAAGGACGAGGTTGCGTTCGAGTTGGTAGAATCCGCAACCAGAATCATCATTGGAGTGATTTTAGAAAGAGGACTTAAAAAATTAGATGGGGATCCTAAAAACGAAAGAGCCGCTCTAATCCACTCTTATAACCTAGATAGCTCGGCTTTATTAGAATATAATAAGATCCGAATTGAAAATAAGAAGAGCCCGGCCCTAGTTTAGGGCTCTTTTACGTTTCCAATTTTCGATGATTTGATACATGCGCAGCGGATAGATCAGAAATCTATCCGCGAACATCATCAGAGTGAATATTTTAGAAGGTAATACTTTCTTTTTATTCCGGCGGATCCCTGAGACTACCGCCGAAGCGACTTGTTTAGGGGTTTGAGAAGGAAAAGGCACCGGCACCTTCTTACCGGCAGCATCGAAAAAATTCGTTCGAGTAGCGATCGGATAAACGATCATCAGTCTATGAGGTTTTTTCAATTCGAACCGAAATGCTTCTGCAAAAGAATGTACTGCGGCCTTAGTTGCGGAATACAACGCATAACCTGGGATCGAAAGAAAACTCATAGCGGATGCGGTAATGATATAATAAACCGGATTGGAATATTCCGCCTGGATCTTTTGTAAGCCATAGATAGCCGAAAAAACATTTGTCTGGAAAATTTTCTCAATACGTTTCCAATCCGGATTTTTGATCTCTTCGTAGTATGCAAAACCTGCATTCGCATAAAAGATATCGATACCACCCAAAACCTTTTCAGCTTCCTTAAAAATTTTATCCACATTCTCGGAAGAGGAAACATCACACTTGAATTTTTTCACTCTATCGTCCGAAACTTCTAAACGAGAAGGATCTAGATCAACCGCTAAAATTTTAACATCTTCGAATTTAAGAAGTTTGAGTAAAGTTTCCTTACCTATTCCGGATGCTGCTCCGGTGATCACGATACGTTTTCCTCTAATATCCATTTTCCCTTCCCTTTAGATCTTGGAGAAATTAATTTAATCAGGCTATTTGGAAAGCAAAAATACTATTCCTTCAATTAACATGAACATTTGTTCATAAAATTAATTACTCAAAGGCTCCATCTCGAATAAATAATAAATTATTTATTCACACTTTGCCTAAAGGATCCAAAAATATCTTTCCTTTCAAAATATCTTTTAAACAATCGTTACGTCTTATTCCAAGACGTTATGTATTAAATCCGGACTTGTTCCAGGATACTCTAAATGATACAAAAATATTTTTATCATCTTTTCGAAACGATTCACAGAAAAGTTTCCTATACATTCTCTATCGTTGCGTTTTCCTTAACCGGCGGATGGTTCGGAGCGGTTTACGCCTATTTTTTCGGGCAGGCGACAATCCCGATGTTTTCGGTACAAACACATTACCCGATCATTCTCTCTTTTTTCTTAGCAACAATCTTAGTTACGATCCTGCATGGCATCCAATACGGATTATTAGCTCGCCTAGGTTTTTCCGGGATCGAAATTCATATCAGAAGAATTAATAAGGCTTTAAATCACAACTCTTCCTTGCGCAGACTCGATTCGGAAGAATTGGACCTAATCTTATCCGATCTAATTAAATTACCTACTCATAATATGATTACCGCATTAGGTTATGGATGTTTTGTATTTTTAGTCAATGTGGCATCCTATTTGATATTCAATTACGATCTAAAAGAGCTTTGGTATATATTTTTAGGATGGTCGGCGGCCATTTTCGTTTATTGCGGTTTTAGTTATATCATTACGGATTATATCACGGGTCCTAAAAGAGTAATGTTAAAAAAAGTTCTGCTGAGCAGATCCTATTCTTCCAATTTCCCGTCCGGATTTTTAGGATTAAAGGGAAAATTCGGATTTTTACTTTCTTTAGTATTACTTTCCCTAAGTATATTAGCGGTTTATGTAGGACTAAGACCGAATTCTTATTTAGAGATCGTTTTTTTTATCGGACTCACCTTCTTTGCGGCGACAATACTCATTATATTATATTTTCAATCTATTTCGACTACATTAGAGCAGATCGGAAAATCCGCCAACGATCTGGCAGCAGGCGGCCCGGGAAAATTACCTTTGGTCTCGAATGACAAAGAATTTCTGGGATTTGCAAGGGATTTCGCCAAAGCGACAGGAGAGATCGGAAGGATCAGGGAACATCTTCAGTCTTTAGTGGAAGAAAAAACTTCGGAACTCAGAGAAACATTACGTACTGTAGAAGAACTTAAAAAACAACAGGATGGGGATTACTTTCTAACTTCTCTTTTGATCAAACCCTTAGGGATCAATCGAACTACCGGAAGAAAAGCCAAGGTCGATTTTCTAATTAAACAAAAAAAGAATTTCGTATTTAAAGGAAAAGAAAGCGAGATAGGCGGAGACATTTGTATCGCACAAGAAATCATTTTAAGAGGAAAGGAATACACAGTATTCTTGAATGCGGATGCCATGGGGAAATCTCTCCAAGGAGCAGGAGGTGTTCTTGTTCTGGGAGCGGCATTCCACTCCATTCTACAAAGAACTCTAACAAACGAAAACACCTACTCTTTATATGCAGAAAAATGGATCAAAAACGCTTTTACCGAGTTACATAAATTATTCCAGGGATTCGATGGAAGTATGTTGGTTTCCATGGTTTTGGGCGTTTTAGACGAACAGGCAGGTATATTATACTATATTAATGCAGAACATCCTTGGTCCGTTCTATACAGGGATGGAAAAGCCTCCTTCTTAGAAGAAAGTTTACAATATAGAAAATTAGGGACTCCCGGCATGGAGGGAAGTTTAAGTGTAAAAATTTTTAGACTCCAACCCGCGGATGTTTTGGTGATCGGGTCCGACGGAAGAGACGATTTAGAGATCTCCACAAAGTCGGGAGAAAAAACTATGAACGAAGATGAGTCCTTGTTCATGAAAATAGTGGAATCCTCCGATGGAAATCTCCAAAAGATCCTATCTAATTTGGAAGAGAAAGGAAGGATCACGGATGATCTTTCTCTTTTGCGGATAGAATACGATCCCGGAAAATCTTCAAACAAAACTAAGGCTGGGAAAGAAGTCCAAAATTTAAGTAAAAAAGCGAAAGAATTCTTAAAAAATAAGAATATCCCGGAAGCAATCCTTACAATAGAAGAGGCCTTAAACATTTCTCCGGAAAACCAAATATTAAAACGTGATTTGATCAGACTTCATTATAAAAATGGGAATCACCAAGATGCCTGCCTGCTTATGGATACTTATGTGGAAGAAAATCCAGGTGATACGGATATGATCTATACAGCTTCTTTCTGTTTCAAAAAGATCGGAAACTTCAATCGTTCCTTAGAACTTGCAGAAAGGATCCAGCTTCGTAATCCAGGGATCCCGGCAAATCTTGCTCATATAGCAGACTTAAATCTAAAATTAGGAAGATCCGAAAAAGCCGCCAACTTCGCCAAACTGAGTCTCGAATTGGATCCGGAAAATGAAAAGGCTTCCGAGATCCTAAAAAAATTAAACGGAAAATCCTAATCGGATCTATATTAAATTTTCTAGATTCGCTCTAGCGGAAGAAGATCCTAATGCCGCGATCCTATCCGATTCTATAATATGATTTCCTTTTTTATCCGACCAAGCCAAATTCAATATAGACTTAGCAACTGTCTTTGCATGAATAGATCTGTATTTTTTAAGAGGACCTAAAAGCAGAGGATTGATCAGGAAAGCAAGTTTTGACCCTATCTTCTCCCCTAACCTGAATTCTTTTCGATCCCCTTCCAAAAGAGAAGGCCTAAAAATCCCGAATGTCTCAAAACCAAGTTTAGAAATTTCGGCCTCTACTTCTCCTTTTACCTGATTATAAAATACGAAAGAATTTGGATCCGCTCCGAGTGCGGTCACTATAAAAAAAGATCTTACACCCTTCTCCTTTGCTGCTTTAGCAAACCGGACCGGGTATTCTAAATCTACTTTTTTAAAATTTTCCTTAGAACCCGCTTTGCCGATCGTCGTTCCTAAAGTACAAAATGCGTCAGTTACACCTTTAGGAAACTCGGAGAGATTTTCCCAATCGGTAAGTATCAATTCTAATTTGGAATGGGTCCATTCTAACGGTTTTCGGACCAAAAGATAAACCTTGTCCCAAGACGGATCGATCAATAATTCCTGTACAAGTTCTCCACCGACGAGTCCGGTCCCGCCAGCAATGATCGCGATTCTATGGTCCATTCTTCCATCCTGTTCCAGCCAAGATCTGATCGATCCGGGTTTTATGTAAAAGTTCCACTGATTCGTATGTTTATTTCGGAATTATAACATTCCTTTTGTTATTCGATTCAGTCGAAAACAATAAGAAACGATTGAAGCAAAAATGAAAAGGAGTATTTTAGGGAGCTATGCCTATCAAAGATTATCTACCTAAGTTTCTTTGTAATATTCTGGATATAACAGATCGAAGTAAAATGGACGATTCCGTCCGTAAGGTTTTAGAAAACGAGGAAATAATAGGCGCCTATGTATCCAACGCCTTCCGATATCTGCTTCTAATATTTTTTGCGGCTCAGTTGGCCTTAAACTGGAAAAGTGGAGATGCGCTCGTAAACGGGATCGCTTTCGGGATTTTCACCGTGGTTACGATCGGACACTCATATGTGATCCGGACCTGCACTCATTGGGCAATTAAAGGTTTTTCTTATCTTGCATTGGTTGCAGACTTTTTTGTGATCAGTTCTTTATTATTATATTATACTCTTCACGAAAATTCATTCGATCTTGGATTTGCGATCAAAAATCCGATCATGAATTTCCTATTCTTCCCCCTCGCATTTTCATTGATCCAATTCAGATTAAGATACGTGGTTTTAAGCGTAATCTTATTCTATCTGGTTTATTTCGGGATCTTCTCCTATGCGTTAATATACGATAAGATGGTATTCGCAAAAGATTGGGGAGATTATGTGATGGGACCGAATGTCCTGGTCACTGACGCATTATTCGGAAGACCTATGGTCTATCTGATCCTTGCATTTTTCTTTTCTTTCGGTATATTAAGAACTCTGATCATGATCAGACGAATTGGAGAAGGAGAAGCGCAAAGATCCTTACTTTCTCGTTACTTCTCCCCCGGAATGGTGGAAGAAATGATGACTAACCCGAACGTATTGGAAGGAAGAAGACAAACTGCCACCATATTATTCACCGATATACGCAATTTCACGGCGCTTTCAGAAAATATGGATCCTATAGAACTAAGCAGATTCCTTTCTTCCATTAGAGAAACATTAACTGATTGCGTTTTCGAATTCGGCGGGACTTTAGACAAATATATAGGCGATGCTGTTATGGCAACATTCGGAACTCCTTATCCATCCGCAGATCCTGCCTCGGATGCGATTCGTGCATTACAATGCGGACAGAAGATGTTGGAAAAATTAGGAGAATTTAATAAGGCAAGAGGATCCAAAGGACTAGAACCTGTAAGGATCGGAATTGGGATCCATACGGGAGAAGTTTTCTCCGGAAATATAGAAACGAGCAGAAGAGCTGAATTCACAGTGATCGGAGACGCGGTCAACACAGCTTCCAGGATCGAATCTCTTACTAAAAACTTCGGAAAAGAATTATTAGTCTCGGAAGAAACATGGAAACTTGCAGGCGCAAATTTCAGAGGAGAAACTCTTCCTCCAGTACAAGTAAAAGGAAAAGAAAAACCTGTAACTGTAGTAGCTGTGGGAGCTTAAAATTTAGGATTTGCGTAAACTCCGCGTGAATAAAAATCGAATGATCGGGCTGCACGCGGAGATTTAGAAGTGAATAGTTACTTACTTCACTCCGGCTTTTTGTAATTCCTTCCCGAGCTGTCCGGTAATCGTGCAGAAATACATTCTCCAATCACTCACGAAAGATTTGAACGGATAAATAAAAGTAGCAGGTCTGTTTTTTTCTAAGAAAAAATGTCCGATCCATGCGAAAAAGTATCCGCTAAACAATGCTCCCAGCAAGTACCAAGCGTTTAGATAGAAGATTGCGGAAACGATAAACACAAGAGCACATGTGGTTCCTATAAAATGGAATACCCGGTTCATCTTGTTCGAATGTTCTCTCAGATAGAATGGCCAGAATTCCTGCAGGGTTTCGTATTTTTTGTTTTCAGTCATCTTTGTCCCTCCGGAACTACATAATACGGCAGGGAAAAAGAATCCGCAACAACTTCTCATCCCTTTATAATAACACCCGTTATTTAAAGAGTTGGAGTTCCGACAAACCTTCCAGGGATTGGATATATTCCAGATAAGGTTTTATTTTAAATTTTTTAGAAGTAGAATCCGAGGACATATAACGGATATTTCCGAACACCGCTCTTTCCGGGGACCAAGGCCGGTCGAACGCACCAAAACACCATAGAATACCCGTATATGAATTCGGGTCCCTTCCATCATACGCATATTTATGATTCAAATCTTCTAATATACGAAATGCTTCTTCCGGAGAAGAAGACCATTCTATTACTTTTTTCCCCCAAAGCATTCTTAGATAATTTTGGATGGTCCCCGTAAGAACTAATTCTTTCTGAGCCGCATTCCAGATCGGATCATGGGTTTTTGCATTCTCAAATTCTTCCTTGGAATATACGTATTCTCTTTTATCTCCCCTATGAGCCTCCAAAGAAAGTTTTGCCCAATCCGGAAGAATGGAGAGATCTTTTCTAAAACTTGGCTCCTTATAAAACAAAAGATAACCCAGTTCCCTCCAGGTTAGAAGTTCATCTAAAAAAGAATTTATATTCGGATCCGGATGAAAGAAACCCTCATTCTTCCCTCTATAAGAATGATTTAATATATCAGGGCTCCAGCCTATTTTAGGATCCGATCCTAATACTGAAGTTACGATCTCATCTACTGAGATCATTCCAAAATGTAAATAAGGAGATAATGAGGATGCCTTAACTCTTTCAGGAGGTCTTGGCTCACTTCTTTCTTCCGAATAGAATGGAATTCCGTGTTTTAGGAATTTTTTGAGAAGGTCCAGCCCTTCTTTTCTTCCCCCAGTCTTACCAGGAACAGCAAGAATATTCGGAAACTTAGAGCTCATTTTTTGTAAATAGGTAGAGATGTCCTCCTTCTTCCCTGAAAATAAAAATTTAGGTTTTTTTAAAGATTCAGAACTTGGAATTCCTTTTGGATCCGGTTTAGGATTGGATCTATGTACATAAGATTCCACGAATCTATCATGAAGTTTAGGTCTTAAAACCCTGGCGTAGCCGAATGATTTTTCATAAGAAGCGAGTGGAGTGATAGAATTAGAATCCACGAGTAGAAGTTTACAATTTAGGTCTTGGGAAATCTTCTCCGCATGTAGCGGCAGGAAAAAACAAGGAAAATCATCCGTAATCACTATAGAAGCTTTTTCTAAAATACTTCGGGTGATCTCGGAAAGGGAATTCTCCTTAGTTTCCACAAAAGGCCAATACGTAAAACCGATACGGGCCGCGTCTTCTGCAGTATCACAAATTCCTTCTAAAAGAAATTGTTGGAGTCTAGGAGAACTCCATTCGAAATCCATCATGACGGTTTCGAAAATGACCAAAGGTTTTTGGAATTTTTTAGAAAGGTGGATGGAATAATCCAAAGAATGATTCCAGGCAATTCTTCGATTCGCTCGGATCCAATAGAGAATATATTCCCCTTCTTCTAAAACCGGCTTTCCGTTTCCTTCTCTTACCCGAATTAAATTTTTCTCTGAGAACAAATATAATATATCCTTATTTTTTTCTCACGCAGAGGCGCAAAGACGCGGAGATTTTTAGCATAACAATCAATATTCGTATGAACTCTATCGTGCAGGGATAGATATTTTAAACTATCTTCCTCTGCGGCTTCGTGTCTCTGCGTGCCAATCTTAGCCCGGTCCGAGCGAAGCGAAGGAGCAGCCATAATTCTCCCTTAGACTTCATTCCCTAAAAAACGGGAAATGAAAAATTCGGGGGTTTAAAAGGAATTTGGGCAATATTTTAGCACTCTATGACTGAAAGTGCTTGACCGCCCACCCCTGTTTCGGATTTCCTGGAATTTATATTCAAGCACTCATTTAATTCAAGTGCTAAGAGGAGAAAGTCATGGCGATTAAACCGCTAGGTGACCGTGTTTTGGTCGAGCCTAAACAAGAAGCTGAAGAAAAGATCGGCAGCATCTTCGTTCCTGATACGGCTAAAGAAAAACCGCAAGAGGGAAAAGTTGTAGAAGTAGGAAGCGGACGTTATGAAGACGGAAAGCTTATACCGCTAGAAGTGAAAGCCGGTGACGTCGTTCTGTACGGCAAATATTCCGGAACTGAAATTAAATCCGAAGGTAAAGAATACTTAATCATCCGCGAAAGCGACATTCTTGCCATCGTGAAAAAGTAATATACCGAGGAAATAAAAATGGCAAAAATTATCGAGTATGATGAATCGGCTAGACGTAAACTTTTAGAAGGCGTAAACAAACTTGCGAACGCTGTAAAAGTTACCCTTGGTCCTAAGGGAAGAAACGTAGTAATCGACAAAAAATTCGGATCTCCAACCATCACTAAGGACGGAGTTACCGTAGCAAAAGAGATCGAACTAGAGGATTCCATCGAGAACATGGGCGCTCAGATGGTAAAAGAAGTTTCCACAAAGACGAATGACGTTGCCGGAGACGGAACTACCACTGCTACTATTCTTGCTCAATCCATCGTTAACGAAGGTTTAAAAAACGTTACTGCAGGTGCAAACCCTATGGCGCTTAAACACGGTATCGATAAAGCGGTTGGCGCGGCAGTAGAGAGTATCAAAAAACGTTCAGTTAAGATCGAAAACAAAAAAGATATCGCTAACGTTGCGACTATCTCCGCAAACAACGACAAGGATATAGGAAATCTGATCGCAGATGCTATGGACAAAGTCGGAAAAGACGGAGTTATCACCGTAGAAGAAGCAAAATCCATCGAAACCACTTTAGACGTGGTAGAAGGTATGCAATTCGACCGTGGATACGTTTCTCCTTATATGGTAACCGATCCGGAAGCAATGATCGCAACTTTAAGCGATCCTTATATTCTAATCTACGACAAAAAGATCTCTTCTATGAGAGACCTTCTTCCTGTATTGGAAAAAGTCGCTCAAGCAGGAAGACCTTTAGTGATCATCGCGGAAGAAGTAGAAGGAGAAGCATTAGCTACTATCGTAGTGAACACTCTTCGTAAAACTATCTCTTGTGTGGCTGTTAAAGCTCCTGGATTCGGGGATCGTCGTAAAGCGATGTTGGAAGATATCGCAATCCTTACCGGTGGACAAGTGATTTCCGAAGACCTCGGAATGAAACTGGAAAACGCAACAGTTCAACAACTGGGACGTGCTAAAAAAGTTACCGTGGATAAAGAAAACACCACCATCATCGAAGGACAAGGTGCTTCTAAAGATATCCAAGGCCGCGTAGGTCAGATCAAAAAACAGATCGAAGATACTACTTCCGAGTACGATCGTGAAAAACTCCAAGAACGTCTAGCAAAACTTGCAGGCGGTGTTGCAGTGATCCATGTTGGTGCAGCTACGGAAGTGGAAATGAAAGAGAAAAAACACCGTGTGGAAGACGCACTTTCGGCTACCCGCGCTGCGGTAGAAGAAGGAATCGTTCCTGGTGGTGGATTAACTCTTCTAAAAGCTCAGGAAGCAGTTGCCGCTCTTAAATTAGAAGGCGACGAGGCTACCGGAGCAAAGATCATCTTCCGCGCATTAGAAGAACCGATCCGTATGATCACTTCTAACGCAGGTCTGGAAGGATCCGTGATCGTAGAACAAGCAAAAGGTAAAAAAGGAAACGAAGGTTTCAACGCACTTACTATGGTTTGGGAAGATCTACTACAAGCCGGAGTCGTTGACCCAGCTAAAGTAGTTCGTTCCGCACTCCAAAACGCTGCTTCTATCGGATCAATGTTGTTAACTACGGAAGTTACAATTACCGACAAACCTGAAAAAGACGGCGGCGGAATGCCTCCTATGGGTGGAATGGGCGGTATGGGAGGAATGGGCGGCATGATGTAATCTTGCCCTCTTTCCTTTCGGAAAAGTTAAAAGCCGGGGTTGAACAACCTCGGCTTTTTTATTATAACTTGATGCTGAACACCCTATCGATCTCTTTTCCGTCCTTAGTGATCGTATGACTATATAAGATATGTAGAATAGAGTATTTGCTGTATTTAGTCTTGGTCTCGTATTCCCAATCCCATAGAAGTCCTCCCATTCCTGGGATTGCCAAAATTCCCATCGCATGCAAGCCGTTCATATTATTTCCGTACTGTCTATAGTAGAATAATCCGGGACCTACAAGCATCAGATCTTCTTCTTTGGAAATTTTTTGGTTTCTATAATACAATAATCCTAAACCGAGCATATCGAATCTTCCGTCTTTTTCGGAAGAGAAATATCCTAGGACCGGAGGGATCAAAGTTGCAGTTCCGGAAGGATCAGAATGATAATAGGCTACAGGAAGGAAATTGGCGAGAGTCTCTTCCGGAGTGGACTTCCAACGAAGCCAAAGCAGATTCGTATCCGAATAATCATTTCGTCTTTCATATCCACCGAGAAGCCCCCCAAGAACAGCCACTCTAGTCCTTTCCTCTTCTACTTCCGTATGGATCAAACCTAGGAATAAATTGAAGTTCCTACGTTTCAAATAGGTTTCTTTATTTATATCAAAAATCCCCGCAAGTCCCCAGCGGTCCCAATCGCTGTCCTTATAACTATAAAAGCCGAATGCAAACCAGAATCTTGACTCTTTACTTTTCCTATAAAATGCGAGAGGAGCCAGACCGTAAGCGGTACGTTCCGGGTTATCCAAATAAAAAGCGGGACCGACCACTAATCTTTCTAAACCGGAATTCCCGGATTTATAATCGGTAATTAACAAAAAGTTTAAGTGTTTTTCTTTTCTGAAAGGATCGTTTGCGGATTCAAATCTATATATAGGGAAAAGATAAGATTTGAAATACATACTAGTCGTTTCTTCTTTTTTAAGATCCTTAACGGTATGCAATGTATTCGAAAAAAGGAAAAATGCGCTAAAATCCCTCCACTGATCTACAACCTTATCCGCACTTCCTTCCTTAGGTAAAACGGATTCGTATTTTGAATAATCGATCAACTTTAGGAATGTTATCTCTCTCTTGGAATATTCCTTATTTTCCGAGTTTTGTTTTTCGGAATATGTGTACATGAAAGGAAAATAGAAAGAAGAACTAGATTCCAGAGTTTTACTTCCGGAAGAGGAAAAAATCCCGAATGGATTCACATTAAAGGAATTCCAACTCCCCGTCTGGAATTCAGTCTTATCCGAATAATATAGAAGTCCCCAGGTGACCCTTTTTTTAAATAAATTCGGAATATTTTTTTCCCGATTGGAATAGAAAGGATAGATCGCAAAAGAACTCTCTTGGTCCGAACCTGAACCGCTTAATAGTCCTAATATATTCCATCCGGAGCCGTTTCCTTTTTTATAACCGTAATAAAGAATAGGCACAGTTGTATAACTTTCTAGGACCTTCTCCCCTTCCTTCTCCGAACCGGAAAAATAAAAAGGAAATAAATGGAAGTAACTAGAAGTCCTTTCCCCGTTTTTTTCTTCAGAAGAAGAAACCAGACCTAGGAAATTTCCTTTAGAAACGGAAGGAGAAGATTCATTATAATATACTAATATAAAAAGCGTACTTTCCGTGGTGTTTCGTTTATAGTAGATCGTAGGGAAAAACAAAAAGTCCACCTTAGTAGCTTGTTCCGAAGTTTCGGAAGCTCCCTTATATCTGGAATAATAATAGAATGGGGTGAGTAAAGAAGAGGATTCCTCTCCGTTCAATTCTTTCTTATTGGAATAAGCGGATAATAAAGTATAAAACTTGGATACATAAGCTTCTTCAGATGGAACTCTGATCTTAGAACCAAATCTCAAATAAATTGGTATGAAGAGACTATAGGATTTTTCTTGGAATAGATCCTGATCTCGGCTGGATTCGGTCCCGGAATGAAATAAAAATAATAGTACTGGCAAAGAATGAAAAGATTCGGTAGTAGTATTTCCTTCTACGATCTGTTTTCTATAATATAAAGGAGAAATTGTGCGGGAATGATCTTTAGACTCGTCATGAGCAACAAACGGAAAGATCCTAAATCCCCAAGAATCCGGTGAATAATACAAACGTGTGAGAGGCCAGAGAACTGAATAGTCTCTCACTTCTCCCTGTTTTCCCCTTAGGAAACCGAAAAGAAGATAAGACTCCTGAAAATCCGATCCTTTATCTTGGCGAGCATATATAGGTAGAACTGCCCCGACTGCAAAATAAGAATCATCCGCAATTTTGCTCGAGAAATAAAAAGGAAA
The nucleotide sequence above comes from Leptospira dzoumogneensis. Encoded proteins:
- the groL gene encoding chaperonin GroEL (60 kDa chaperone family; promotes refolding of misfolded polypeptides especially under stressful conditions; forms two stacked rings of heptamers to form a barrel-shaped 14mer; ends can be capped by GroES; misfolded proteins enter the barrel where they are refolded when GroES binds), producing the protein MAKIIEYDESARRKLLEGVNKLANAVKVTLGPKGRNVVIDKKFGSPTITKDGVTVAKEIELEDSIENMGAQMVKEVSTKTNDVAGDGTTTATILAQSIVNEGLKNVTAGANPMALKHGIDKAVGAAVESIKKRSVKIENKKDIANVATISANNDKDIGNLIADAMDKVGKDGVITVEEAKSIETTLDVVEGMQFDRGYVSPYMVTDPEAMIATLSDPYILIYDKKISSMRDLLPVLEKVAQAGRPLVIIAEEVEGEALATIVVNTLRKTISCVAVKAPGFGDRRKAMLEDIAILTGGQVISEDLGMKLENATVQQLGRAKKVTVDKENTTIIEGQGASKDIQGRVGQIKKQIEDTTSEYDREKLQERLAKLAGGVAVIHVGAATEVEMKEKKHRVEDALSATRAAVEEGIVPGGGLTLLKAQEAVAALKLEGDEATGAKIIFRALEEPIRMITSNAGLEGSVIVEQAKGKKGNEGFNALTMVWEDLLQAGVVDPAKVVRSALQNAASIGSMLLTTEVTITDKPEKDGGGMPPMGGMGGMGGMGGMM